DNA sequence from the Tachysurus fulvidraco isolate hzauxx_2018 chromosome 1, HZAU_PFXX_2.0, whole genome shotgun sequence genome:
TTTATTGGACTATTTAgtgcaaatacaaaaaaaaaagtaattatatgtgtgttttagttATGACGTACACATAAATGCACACATGGTGATTTGTATGCTGCTTTGTGGCTTCATGTGTTAATTAAATGTACATATGTATCTTAATTTTAAGTGGTGAAATCTGCTGTTGCTTTGCTCCACAGACTAGTATTGTTGTGCATTGCTCGATTCAGTATTCCTATTTTACTTCCcacaataattaattttattattggaGGACAATGCAAAATAGCATGACTGCCCTTGCTCTTCTAATTTTGGTCAGgaaaaatttaaattcaatctAATCTGAATGCATTTTTGGCTGattttttctctatttctaaAGGTCAACTGctgcaacacactacacaaaaaagaaaattagtGAATAGTGAACAATAGCAGAAAATAGTTTAGCTCTTCTAATCATCTTTCTGTCTCAGGCATTCAGACACACTTTCAGGTAGTCACTAGGTACATGTAGGAGTATGCTGAAATTAATTTTCAGTAATGTATATGTCTTCAATTGTTGATTTATGATGAACTCTGGATTTAGACTATTATTGTATGAGTTCAATCAATTTCTGTGTATTCCCCAGGTGAAAGTCTGGTTCCAGAACCGACGTACCAAGCAGAAGAAAGACCAGACCAAAGACTCAGACAAGCGCTCTTCATCCACCTCTGAGTCACTGGCCACATGTAACATTCTGCGTCTGCTTGAGCAAGGGCGCTTGCTGTCAGTGCCTGCACCTCCTCCAAACCCACTGCTTGCACCGCCACATGCTGCAAATGGCTCACTCCTTGGAGGGCCATCTGTGTCTTCCTCTCCCGGGGTAAGCAGTACAGTCACATCTCCAGCAATTGTGGCTAGTAGTGCGGGAACTTTTGGCCTATCGCTTTCCTCACTCGGTGCTACGCCGCCCTCACCGAGGCTTGGGGTAGCACCCCCATCCCTTTTTTCCATGCCACTTATGAGTGGTGCTCATCATGAACTCACAACAAGTTATGGATGTGGATCATCAGCTTTTGAGCCCTatacaaggacagagagaaaagatgGAGACTTGGGAGCAAAGAAGACAGTATCCTAAAGACTTGAATCACTTTCTAGACAACTAAGGAATGCCCCACATTTACCAAAGGGTGCAATTTTGTCTCTTTTTCAGCTATAGTGGAGGTTATAGATGAAGGAGCTGATttttgaaattaaacaaatatggAGAGATTTAACCTCCATATTATATTCCTTCATCTCCTAAATTTCCAAGCTGTGCTGATCATTTTTGCCACACTaagataatgaaaaaaaaaagactgcagcTTCTGCTTTCCATTAAGCATGAATTTAATTGTCCACTTCTGCATCCTGTATTTAAGTGCCATCTTCTTTACAGATGCTCATAGTTTTctttcatatctctctctctctctctctctctctctctctctctctctctctctctctctctctctctctctctctctctctctctctctctctctctcgtgtgtgtacATTGCAAACAGCCTCAGGCTTAGATTTTGTCTGTATTAGAAAGACATCACTATTTCTAATGCTACGTTATGTGAAAGGCAAATACTGCTTTACAGATACTGTATccaaatgtgttttaaaaaagacaaatgaatgATCATATCACTATGTTTGGACCTGTGGTACTTTTTAAGCTGCTCTTAACTGGTATTGTAATTAGGGGTAAGTTTATCATCAATGTTTAGTTTACTCTTGGGCATGCATGTAAGGGTGGGATTGTgagaaacacacaataataatgcCAAATTGTTGTGCTTTCTTATGTGTAAATCTTTCCCCAGTTTTGTATAATTTAAAGATGGTCGTTCACTGAGGAACATATTAGTAAATATTAACggcatattattattactgataatTAAGTcatgtaaaactaaaaaattatgttcttttattatgtttaaaaattaaGTTATGAATTAGATCTCAAATGCATGAGAAAGCAGTTCAAGTTCATGCAGAGATAATATGTCTTTAATTGTTTTGCACCATGATCATAAATGATTGTGTAGCATCATAGATTCTGCAAGGATAAATCTTATGTGTCATTTCCCATACTTCTTCTAATTAGCCACTTATTTCCAAATGTCCAAAAGTACTATGTAGGATGTATGTTTGTTTAATCAGACTACAAGTTATATGTCTTACTTGTCTATTATTGTGCAATGTGCAGTGATAATTTATTGACTGAACAGATCTAAATCATTTCAttcacatatgcacacattcTCAAACAATATCTGTTTATTAACAAAGCACATGGAAGGCATGAAAGCATTGTTTAACTTAATTGATAGTAAAATCTGATGGGTCAAAAATGCAACTCTTAGCAgtctgttcattttatttcttgttatGTTCTCTTCAGTTCTCCTAAATCAGTGAAAGGAAAGACTAAGGTTAGTCCTAGTTTTGTTTCTCCACTACATGATTTGGAACTGCTTTCTTTAGATGTTTACACTGGTTTGACCGGTTTCTGAACCTAGAGCTTGCATCGTGACTTTAATTGTCATAGTGACTGATAAAGCAGTGGAATAAACCTCAGGAAGAGTCATCAAACTCTTTGTCATTAGTTCCATATATTTTAAGGTTTTAAGGCCTTAGGTAGCACCTCATTCATTGCCATGAAATCtaagcactttattttcatatatttaattcTTAACACTTTTCTGTTCACTCCCAGATAAAATGAAGTAGTACCCAGACACCTTCAGTGTTTTTTGTCCCATGTATCTCTTATTTTCTGTGTCTGGAAAGCCAGAGCTTTCACTGAGGTTAAGAAATCAAAAATTGTTGTGTGTCGCAAACAGGTAATGTCAGATTGAGCTGCAGGATTAGAATATATACAGCCAGAATAAATcaatgttttctgttatttatcaAAAGCTCATGGTCACACTACTGCTACCATGAACCTTAGAAAATGTCATGGCCATTGTAGGCAATATTTTATTGTTCCTGTTCATTTAAACACTGAATCagtgttggttgtttttttttaatcattactgGACTTCCCTATTCAATGTTATAATTTGTTTAGGGTACTGAGACGAGAGCTCTTTGTCTGAGAAATTTTGACCcttgtaaataaagtaaatctaTTGAGGCTATTGCCCTTTTACCCCTGTTATCCTGTGTGCACCATATGGGTTTCCATACTTTTGTGGAACTGCTGATCTTTTTGAATAATCAGTATTGAAAATGTACTGAATTGTTTCTTTTACCAAGCAAAGGATTGTTTTGACACTCAGATACCCAAATGTATTGCATTTTAAGCAGAAAATTAATTAGTTTGTACTGTCATGCATTTGAGCAGGTGTATGTGGATGAAAGAGAAGCATTATAAACctgaaacaaagtgaaatggttaaaaacaaaaattaatattaaagtgCTAAATTCCTCACTAAATCTTCTAAATGTAACCATCTACtcatttgttttaaacattaaatgtagTTCTTACAACATAAATTACACTGTGAAATATCTGGCAAAGCTGAAGAACAAAGTAACAAGGTAAAAGAGATTTCTAACTTTCCATGGTATTTTGATTGTAATATAAACTCTTACTGGTTTTACGTTTGAGAAACAAGGTTATGTGAATCAGTGTTCTTGTTCTTATACAAGCCATAAACCATTTTTTGACAGTAAATCTTTATGTAATCATGTCAATACATATGTGGCACTTATAGGAactcttttttaaacaaatttgaaaaaatattaacattaaacatatGTAAATATTCCATTTGAGTCTTTGCACAGTATTTTCATGTTGGTATTGTGTCATATtacagtaaaaaacaaaaaagtaatgtTGGAAAAAAGCCCTTTATAAAATGCTTTACATTTGTTTGTCACATTAACAGTTTGcacttatttaaaaagaaatacatttttgtgtgtttttggtgaAGGAGCAATTTTAATGCTCAGGCTATGGAAGCcaaaatattgtataatatgtatttttattcatatgaatataaatatatgtctatgtaattaatttttgagtATGTCTCATTTCATTTACGTCTTTACATTTAacatacaatgttttttttttatttgccatACAGGAGACATTATTTACTCATCGAATAATACCTTGTATTAATTCCAAAGACTTAATGAAAGTAACTTACAgctgagaaaaaatatatatacggACAGAGCTGAGTAATTCAGAGTCTTGCTCAAGACAGAGTGATTTCAGAATGATTCTCCAGCAATAGTCGGATTTTAACTCCTCTCTATCTACTAGCACAATATCCTAACTTCTGAAGCAACATTTAACCCTAGTACTTATGTATCACATATTCATAAAAGGATCATGAATGTATTTGTTGCATGTGAGAAAATCACAAGGTTACCACCATTTATGAATGTCCATTTTATTAACAAGAaagtcatttaattattttgcagAATATGGTTCACAACATGTAGTGAGCCTCAGTAGTGTCTGAAAAGCtagctgtgtatgtgtgggtgaaataataataataataagtgtgaAACAAAACATATATTAATAACGtctttttcaaaaataaacttttttttcttgttttgtgaaAATGGGCAAACCAgtttcagtaataataataataataataataataataataataataataataataataataataataataataataaatattgttgttattattattggttcAATATGTCCTGTTGCATGCATTACAGATGCAGTAGGCAATAATTTCGAGCAGTAAATTATGAgcagaaaaataatgaatgtaacATGGACTTCTTTTCCAGCTAAGGTAAAATCACAACTTGTAAAAAGAACCTCTCataaattgtattaattatttaCCAGTCCAGCCTTCAGTTTGTCTATAGCAATTCTGTGGAAACATAAAATTCTTTTATGTCCTGTAAGGGGGCAACTATTTTATTCTTCAAGAAAATTCAGGCCCAAATGTCCACAATATGTTTAACCACATGGATTGGTGCCCTCCTTCCTCTTGGAGCTGCACTCTCTTTCTGAAGCTTGCTGAGACAATCAACTCCAGGGTGCCAATTAAAATGATTGGCATCTTTTCTTCAACAGAGTGTATGGATGGGGAGAGTGAGCACTAAATGGGTGGCCTGGTGATTTGTGTAGAGCAGCTGAGGATAGGGGTTCAGAACCCGACAGCTGTGTCACAAATAAAGGTAGGCAACACCTTTACTTAAGAGATGTTCTGTGTTATGCTATACATGTAACCAAGATAAAATTATTGGAGAGAATGTTGGAATTATTCAACATAATGTGCAGTtaatatgaaatgaataattaaataattgaagtCCTACAGAATATAGTTATGCAAAGTTTTCtttttaggtttttatttttaaaaaataattaatttcaacAATACATTTATACCCTTTTCTCTTCTATGACTCCGTAAAGCAGGGGAATATTCAGAGACTacagaaaagtgaaaaatatttttaattagattGAAACTTGTATgctccattttctctttttttcttgttttggttaAAGTAATCAGTGTTAAGCCTGTTGTGTTAGGTCTGGTTCTGGCCTCCACAGCTTATGCCATGCATCACTGTACTGctctcctccctcccttttttcctacctccttctcttttcttcatcCATCCGCTCTCTCCCTAGTCCCTGTTCAGTGACCCTGCAGGAGGCCTCTTCACTAATTAGGGTCACTAATTGGGGGGTGGTGGGGCTGGAAGACCCCTCTACACCTGCACAAATCATGTGACCCACTGTGAGGTGCATTGGGCCATAGATCATCCACTGGGGACGCCAGAATGGGGAGAGGAATTGGATCAGCTGTGAGGCCAACAGGATTAGTGCAAGAGAAACAGGGAGGACAAGGGGGACGTCTCCGAGGTGCATGCGCCAAAGGTGGGCTTAGTTCAAATTTGTCCCCCTTGGGGACTAATTGCAGGCTGACCCCTAGGGTTTATCAGCTTCCTAGCATGGTCCACTTTTCTCAGCCAGGGCGCGATTAAGCCTGCTTGTTTTGACATGCTTCACACAATCTACTGACTTGAACATTAAGGAATCATTTGACATTCCTGGGAGAGAACCTGAAATGAGAACTCCTACAGAAAAGGGAAAGAGGTAAAAGAAAAGTAGGAAAAGTACAACAGTTTAGCATTCATGTGAATTTTAGGCAAGCAATTAatcaattttataaaataataagtatATGCATTCTACTAGATAAAAAcatgttctgttttttattctaCATGATGGAACAAGTAAGACAGATGGTCGTAGAACAACCTCAAGAACCTCTCCTCTTACTCTGATTCATTATTCACTATTTTTTGACTATGTTTGCAGTTGTATGACGTCCTGATGATGAAACtgtgttttgttattataaGAGAAAACATAGCAGACAAGCCTGAAagctttatttcctttttttctttatgccATCTCCTCAGGCCCTTCATACCCAAATGGATTTTCATAAAGGAAGATAAAGAAGTGTGAGTTGAGGACAGGGACTAGACAAGTGTTTCATTAAATGGATTTTGGTATGATGTAAAGTGGGATTCAAAAACAAAGAGACCACTAGactgaaaataagaaaatagGAATTTGTagggttttattaaataattactccaaaataatttaaaataaaaaataggaattattaaataattaattattataattaatataatctCCATCACAGAGACAAGACAGAAATATTCTGAGCTATAGCCCTAAATAAGAATTACACAAATAGGATTATAGCCTCATGAAAAGAATTTCTAAATTAAATGACACACTCTAAAAACAATGTTTTGGAAAATgtcactattattttttttttcaattgtacACAAAATGCAGTAAAATTATGGACATTTTCTGTAAAGAAACATCCCAAATGTTAGTTACATATTatgtgaatatttttacaattaatTTTTGAGAATATTTTTTTAGATGGAAAATAATTATCTGCATTTGAACCTGAcaaaacatacagtagatttTTGGCCATACtaacaatttaacatttttctttgcaattttaaagtaaatcttattcattttatatttcagtaTACAGTACTTTTACATTCAAACTCTGAAATTCTGCATACAAATttagcaaaaaaatatttttgcaggtgtgtgagagaaaaatacATTCAGGCAGGTTACAGTGAAGCATTTCAAAACAGGAAAAGCAGTACATGGAGAAAAAAGTTAGAAAGTACTTGAATGTATCCTAGCATGTACTGTGTTAAGATAGTACATCActaaaacacgcacacacactcaaactcagtGCATTTGAACCTCAATAATATTAACCAAGAAACACACTCACTTTATGTCGCAATCAAGCAAAATCCCGGTGTAGAATTCCTATCAGGAATgctatgatgatgattattactctaataatactaaaagacaagtccatcattAGTTAGTATCAACTTCAGTATATAAGTCATGATATTTGTCCATTTTAACAACTTtgaaaatattactttttaagGGCTTTTCAGAGAATATTagccatttatttgtttgtttgtttgtttgtttgtttgtttgtttgcttgtttgcttgtttgcttgtttgtttactgtttataaaAAGTATACAACAGATGCACCAAGGATACAGCTGATTACTGTTAATTTGGAGGAGGACTGTTCTTTATCTTCTATGATGCTCAGTCATTTATGGTACAGATTGACCTAATATGCTGAATAATTaatagattaataaaataataaatagtttattCTGGGAGTCTCTGAAGATCTGTTTACAGTTACTAAATTTACAGTGAAA
Encoded proteins:
- the vax2 gene encoding ventral anterior homeobox 2, producing MFDQAKSMGDGVTENRNHFGSNSLRRDGGGDAKTLAEVGSRSSGDAHAGTSASTPSSSSEDGHDKLLGVDPDYCRRILVRDAKGTIREIVLPKGLDLDRPKRTRTSFTAEQLYRLELEFQRCQYVVGRERTELARQLNLSETQVKVWFQNRRTKQKKDQTKDSDKRSSSTSESLATCNILRLLEQGRLLSVPAPPPNPLLAPPHAANGSLLGGPSVSSSPGVSSTVTSPAIVASSAGTFGLSLSSLGATPPSPRLGVAPPSLFSMPLMSGAHHELTTSYGCGSSAFEPYTRTERKDGDLGAKKTVS